From one Streptomyces sp. SCSIO 30461 genomic stretch:
- a CDS encoding polysaccharide deacetylase family protein, translated as MGGNSVGRRWTAGVLLAAVLIPGLISGCSTTSEATPSSRASRPGADSASQPAEGTSSQGADAVGSAAAYRKWGIPPLAAPPAPPKTKPLILRAGGGIPVISDIPVKDKVVFITVDDGAEKDPEFLTMMKELKVPFSMFLTDSAISSDYGYFDRLRKLGNGVHNHTLTHPDLRTLDAAAQKREICGQQDKLKARYGTAPRLLRPPYGNWNEDTRAAAMACGAEAIVLWRESMQIKNMQYQRGDKKLHPGDIILAHFRGPSDLKGTTMTEMTAHLLRRIQEQGFTVARLEDYL; from the coding sequence GTGGGCGGGAACAGCGTGGGACGGCGGTGGACCGCGGGGGTGCTTCTCGCGGCGGTGCTGATACCGGGACTCATATCAGGGTGTTCGACCACATCGGAGGCCACTCCGTCGTCACGCGCGAGCCGACCGGGCGCCGACTCCGCGTCGCAGCCTGCCGAGGGGACCTCCTCCCAGGGCGCCGACGCGGTGGGCAGCGCCGCGGCGTACCGGAAGTGGGGCATCCCGCCGCTGGCCGCGCCGCCCGCACCGCCGAAGACCAAGCCGTTGATCCTGCGCGCGGGTGGCGGGATACCCGTGATCAGCGACATACCGGTGAAGGACAAGGTCGTGTTCATCACCGTCGATGACGGGGCCGAGAAGGACCCGGAGTTCCTGACGATGATGAAGGAGCTGAAGGTCCCCTTCTCGATGTTCCTCACCGACTCGGCCATCAGCAGCGACTACGGCTATTTCGACCGGCTCCGGAAGCTGGGCAACGGAGTCCACAATCACACCCTGACCCACCCCGACCTGCGGACCCTGGACGCGGCGGCTCAGAAGCGTGAGATCTGCGGCCAGCAGGACAAGCTCAAGGCCCGCTACGGAACGGCACCGCGCCTCCTGCGCCCGCCCTACGGCAACTGGAACGAGGACACCCGCGCCGCCGCCATGGCCTGCGGAGCCGAGGCGATCGTGCTGTGGCGCGAGTCGATGCAGATCAAGAACATGCAGTACCAGCGCGGCGACAAGAAGCTGCACCCCGGCGACATCATCCTGGCCCACTTCCGCGGCCCGTCCGACCTCAAGGGGACGACCATGACCGAGATGACGGCGCATCTGCTGCGCCGCATCCAGGAGCAGGGCTTCACGGTCGCGCGCCTGGAGGACTACCTCTGA
- the groL gene encoding chaperonin GroEL (60 kDa chaperone family; promotes refolding of misfolded polypeptides especially under stressful conditions; forms two stacked rings of heptamers to form a barrel-shaped 14mer; ends can be capped by GroES; misfolded proteins enter the barrel where they are refolded when GroES binds), translated as MAKILKFDEDARRALERGVNKLADTVKVTIGPKGRNVVIDKKFGAPTITNDGVTIAREVEIEDPYENLGAQLVKEVATKTNDIAGDGTTTATVLAQALVREGLRNVAAGASPAALKKGIDAAVKAVSDDLIATARPIEEKSDIAAVAALSAQDQQVGELIAEAMDKVGKDGVITVEESNTFGLELDFTEGMAFDKGYLSPYMVTDPERMEAVLDDPYILIHQGKISAITDLLPLLEKIIQAGGSKPLLIIAEDVEGEALSTLVVNKIRGTFNAVAVKAPGFGDRRKAMLQDMATLTGATVIAEEVGLKLDQAGLDVLGTARRITVTKDDTTIVDGGGKSEDVSGRVAQIKAEIETTDSDWDREKLQERLAKLAGGVCVIKVGAATEVELKEKKHRLEDAISATRAAVEEGIVSGGGSALVHAVKVLEGNLGKDGDEATGVAVVRRAAVEPLRWIAENAGLEGYVITAKVSELEKGQGFNAATGEYGDLVKAGVIDPVKVTRSALENAASIASLLLTTETLVVEKKEEEPADAGHGHGHSH; from the coding sequence ATGGCGAAGATCCTGAAGTTCGACGAGGACGCCCGTCGCGCCCTTGAGCGCGGCGTCAACAAGCTCGCCGACACGGTCAAGGTGACGATCGGCCCCAAGGGCCGCAACGTCGTGATCGACAAGAAGTTCGGCGCCCCCACCATCACCAACGACGGTGTCACCATCGCCCGTGAGGTGGAGATCGAGGACCCGTACGAGAACCTCGGCGCCCAGCTGGTGAAGGAGGTGGCGACCAAGACCAACGACATCGCGGGTGACGGCACCACCACCGCCACCGTGCTCGCCCAGGCCCTGGTGCGCGAGGGTCTGCGCAACGTCGCAGCGGGCGCCTCCCCGGCCGCCCTGAAGAAGGGCATCGACGCCGCCGTCAAGGCCGTATCCGACGACCTGATCGCCACCGCGCGCCCGATCGAGGAGAAGTCCGACATCGCCGCCGTCGCCGCGCTGTCCGCCCAGGACCAGCAGGTCGGCGAGCTCATCGCCGAGGCGATGGACAAGGTCGGCAAGGACGGTGTCATCACCGTCGAGGAGTCCAACACCTTCGGTCTGGAGCTGGACTTCACCGAGGGCATGGCCTTCGACAAGGGCTACCTGTCGCCGTACATGGTCACCGACCCGGAGCGTATGGAAGCCGTCCTCGACGACCCGTACATCCTGATCCACCAGGGCAAGATCTCCGCGATCACGGATCTGCTGCCGCTACTGGAGAAGATCATCCAGGCCGGTGGCTCCAAGCCGCTGCTGATCATCGCCGAGGACGTCGAGGGCGAGGCCCTGTCCACGCTCGTCGTCAACAAGATCCGCGGCACCTTCAACGCGGTCGCGGTCAAGGCGCCCGGCTTCGGCGACCGCCGCAAGGCGATGCTCCAGGACATGGCCACCCTCACCGGTGCCACCGTCATCGCCGAGGAGGTCGGCCTCAAGCTCGACCAGGCCGGTCTGGACGTGCTGGGTACCGCCCGCCGCATCACCGTCACCAAGGACGACACCACGATCGTCGACGGCGGTGGCAAGAGCGAGGACGTGTCCGGCCGCGTCGCGCAGATCAAGGCCGAGATCGAGACCACGGACTCCGACTGGGACCGCGAGAAGCTCCAGGAGCGCCTCGCGAAGCTGGCCGGCGGCGTGTGCGTGATCAAGGTCGGCGCCGCCACCGAGGTGGAGCTGAAGGAGAAGAAGCACCGTCTGGAGGACGCCATCTCCGCGACCCGCGCCGCGGTCGAGGAGGGCATCGTCTCCGGTGGTGGCTCCGCGCTGGTGCACGCCGTCAAGGTGCTCGAGGGCAACCTCGGCAAGGACGGTGACGAGGCCACCGGTGTCGCGGTCGTCCGCCGCGCCGCCGTCGAGCCGCTGCGCTGGATCGCCGAGAACGCCGGCCTCGAGGGCTACGTCATCACCGCCAAGGTGTCGGAGCTGGAGAAGGGTCAGGGCTTCAACGCCGCGACCGGCGAGTACGGCGACCTGGTGAAGGCCGGAGTCATCGACCCGGTCAAGGTCACCCGCTCCGCGCTGGAGAACGCCGCGTCGATCGCCTCCCTGCTGCTCACCACCGAGACCCTCGTGGTGGAGAAGAAGGAAGAGGAGCCGGCGGACGCGGGCCACGGTCACGGCCACTCCCACTGA
- a CDS encoding SDR family oxidoreductase, whose amino-acid sequence MTTALITGATAGIGAAFARRLAADGHDLVLVARDTKRLREQATELHDRHGIEAEVLTADLAEEAGIESVEARLGDRRRPVDLLVNNAGFGNKGRYLEVPMADELRMLKVHCEAVLRLTSAAVQPMRERGRGGVVNVASVAAFLPRGTYGASKAWVVQFTQGAARDLAGTGVRLMALCPGFVRTEFHERAGMGTSNIPDWMWLDADKLVATAVSDLARGKSLSIPDPRYKALMGVVKLAPRGLLGGFSSRAGRKYGPN is encoded by the coding sequence ATGACGACAGCACTCATCACCGGCGCGACCGCCGGCATCGGCGCCGCGTTCGCGCGGCGACTGGCCGCGGACGGACACGACCTGGTCCTGGTGGCCCGCGACACCAAGCGGCTCCGGGAGCAGGCGACCGAACTGCACGACCGGCACGGCATCGAGGCGGAAGTGCTGACCGCCGATCTGGCGGAGGAGGCGGGCATCGAGTCGGTGGAGGCCCGGCTCGGCGATCGCAGACGCCCGGTGGACCTCCTGGTGAACAACGCAGGGTTCGGCAACAAGGGGCGCTATCTCGAAGTGCCCATGGCGGACGAGCTCCGGATGCTGAAGGTGCACTGCGAGGCGGTGCTGCGGCTGACCTCGGCGGCCGTCCAGCCGATGCGGGAGCGAGGCCGCGGCGGAGTGGTGAACGTGGCGTCGGTGGCCGCGTTCCTGCCCCGGGGCACCTACGGGGCGTCCAAGGCCTGGGTCGTGCAGTTCACCCAGGGCGCGGCCCGCGACCTCGCGGGTACCGGGGTGCGGCTGATGGCGCTGTGCCCCGGATTCGTCCGCACCGAGTTCCATGAGCGGGCCGGGATGGGGACGTCCAACATTCCCGACTGGATGTGGCTGGACGCCGACAAGCTGGTGGCAACGGCGGTGTCCGATCTGGCGCGCGGGAAGTCGCTGTCCATCCCCGATCCGCGCTACAAGGCGCTGATGGGCGTGGTGAAGCTGGCGCCCCGGGGACTGCTGGGCGGGTTCAGTTCACGGGCGGGCCGCAAGTACGGACCCAACTGA
- a CDS encoding LysR family transcriptional regulator produces the protein MIEARHLRILRTVAATGSFSAAARELGCTQPAVSQQMKALENSVGTPLLVRATGREMRLTEAGEVLVRHAVGILAGLTAAEEEVAAIAGLRAGRVRLVSFPSGNSTLVPTALAALRAAHPGTRVSLVEAEPPRSEAMLREGDADVALAFRYGGGAAAEWEDLVVRPLMGDRLVGLVPDGHRLAGAGTVAIADLADEPWIAGCPRCRRQLVAVCEEAGFTPRIDFATDDYPAVAGLVGAGLGVAVLPELALDSVRPKGVRTVTVEPAVHREIVALTLPDLVRVPAVAAMLERLAGAAAR, from the coding sequence GTGATCGAAGCCCGACATCTCCGCATCCTGCGTACGGTCGCCGCGACCGGCTCCTTCTCGGCGGCGGCCCGCGAGCTGGGCTGCACCCAGCCCGCGGTCAGCCAGCAGATGAAGGCGCTCGAAAACTCGGTCGGCACACCTCTGCTGGTCCGGGCGACCGGTCGCGAGATGCGGCTCACCGAGGCCGGTGAGGTGCTGGTACGCCACGCGGTGGGCATCCTCGCCGGGCTCACCGCCGCGGAGGAGGAGGTGGCGGCGATTGCGGGGCTTCGTGCCGGCCGGGTCCGGCTGGTGTCGTTCCCGAGCGGCAACTCCACCCTGGTGCCGACCGCGCTCGCCGCGCTGCGAGCGGCGCATCCGGGCACCCGGGTCTCGCTCGTGGAGGCGGAGCCGCCGCGCTCGGAGGCGATGCTGCGTGAGGGTGACGCGGACGTGGCCCTCGCCTTCCGCTACGGCGGCGGCGCGGCCGCCGAGTGGGAGGACTTGGTGGTCCGCCCGCTGATGGGCGACCGGCTCGTCGGCTTGGTGCCCGACGGCCACCGGCTGGCCGGTGCCGGCACGGTGGCCATCGCGGATCTGGCGGACGAGCCCTGGATCGCGGGCTGCCCGCGTTGCCGCCGCCAGCTTGTCGCCGTCTGCGAGGAGGCCGGGTTCACCCCGAGGATCGATTTCGCCACGGACGACTACCCGGCCGTGGCCGGACTCGTGGGCGCCGGCCTCGGTGTGGCCGTACTCCCCGAGCTCGCGCTTGATTCGGTGCGGCCCAAGGGGGTCCGCACCGTCACCGTGGAGCCCGCCGTGCACCGTGAGATCGTCGCGCTGACCCTGCCGGATCTGGTCCGGGTACCCGCGGTGGCCGCCATGCTGGAGCGGCTGGCCGGTGCCGCGGCACGCTGA
- the tsaD gene encoding tRNA (adenosine(37)-N6)-threonylcarbamoyltransferase complex transferase subunit TsaD, which yields MADEPLVLGIETSCDETGVGIVRGTTLLADAIASSVDEHARFGGVVPEVASRAHLEAMVPTIERALKEAGVTARDLDGIAVTAGPGLAGALLVGVSAAKAYAYALGKPLYGVNHLASHICVDQLEHGPLPEPTMALLVSGGHSSLLLAPDITSDVRPMGATIDDAAGEAFDKIARVLQLGFPGGPVIDRLAREGDPGAIAFPRGLSGPRDPAYDFSFSGLKTAVARWIEAKRNAGEEVPVRDVAASFQEAVVDVLTRKAVRACKDEGVDHLMIGGGVAANSRLRALARERCDAAGIRLRVPRPKLCTDNGAMVAALGAEMVARNRPPSDWELSADSSLPVTDPHVPGAHSAQAHGHDHGHDHGHDHGHDHGHDHGHDHLHELSKDNLYS from the coding sequence ATGGCTGACGAACCGCTCGTGCTCGGCATCGAGACGTCCTGCGACGAGACGGGCGTCGGCATCGTCCGCGGCACCACCCTGCTCGCCGACGCCATCGCCTCCAGCGTCGACGAGCACGCACGCTTCGGCGGAGTCGTACCCGAGGTCGCCTCGCGCGCGCACCTGGAGGCGATGGTCCCGACGATCGAGCGCGCCCTGAAGGAGGCCGGGGTCACCGCGAGGGACCTGGACGGGATCGCCGTGACGGCCGGCCCCGGGCTCGCGGGTGCGCTGCTGGTGGGGGTGTCGGCGGCGAAGGCGTACGCGTATGCCCTGGGCAAGCCGCTCTACGGGGTGAACCACCTAGCCTCGCACATCTGCGTGGACCAGCTGGAGCACGGGCCGCTGCCCGAGCCCACCATGGCGCTGCTGGTCTCGGGCGGTCACTCGTCGCTGCTGCTCGCTCCCGACATCACCAGCGATGTACGGCCGATGGGCGCCACCATCGACGACGCGGCGGGTGAGGCCTTCGACAAGATCGCACGCGTGCTCCAGCTGGGCTTCCCGGGCGGGCCCGTCATCGACCGGCTGGCGAGGGAGGGAGATCCGGGGGCGATCGCGTTCCCGCGCGGTTTGAGCGGTCCGCGCGACCCCGCGTACGACTTCTCCTTCTCCGGGCTCAAGACCGCTGTGGCCCGCTGGATCGAGGCCAAGCGCAACGCGGGCGAGGAGGTGCCCGTACGGGATGTGGCCGCCTCCTTCCAGGAGGCCGTGGTGGATGTGTTGACCCGCAAGGCGGTCCGGGCCTGCAAGGACGAGGGCGTCGACCATCTGATGATCGGCGGCGGTGTGGCGGCGAACTCGCGGCTGCGCGCCCTGGCCCGGGAGCGGTGCGATGCGGCCGGTATCCGGCTGCGGGTGCCGCGTCCCAAGCTGTGCACGGACAACGGTGCGATGGTGGCCGCGCTGGGCGCGGAGATGGTGGCACGCAACAGGCCGCCGTCGGACTGGGAGCTGTCGGCCGACTCGTCGCTGCCGGTGACCGATCCGCATGTGCCGGGCGCGCATTCCGCTCAGGCTCACGGCCATGACCACGGCCATGACCACGGCCATGACCACGGCCATGACCACGGCCATGACCACGGCCATGACCATCTGCATGAGCTCAGCAAGGACAATCTGTACTCATGA
- a CDS encoding THUMP-like domain-containing protein: MNDVSFPHLGPLLSTEGQALLAVLRDHDPAQELAVATRLRREHPAELVSAALAQARLRQRAVAKFGADDAYRMYFTPNGVEQSTRRTVAAYRASRFRDIGPVQVTDLCCGIGGDAIALAREGFVVEAVDMDPLTAEAALINVGMVVEGTPLITVSCTDVLEYDLTGTEAVFIDPARRGGKGGSRGGRGGGGRIFDPEGYSPPLSWAIDAVRRVGTGAVKIAPGVPHELIPADFEAEWISDGGDVKEAVLWHDEGRPEAITPGARRATLLPSGATLVGRGLPDPEVRPMGRYLYEPDGAVIRAHLVAEVADELGGGLIDPTIAYVTADELRPTPYATAYEITDELPFNLKKLKALLRERGVGNLTVKKRGSAVEPEEVRRKVKPSGPNAATVFLTRVAGAPTMLIGGPVA; the protein is encoded by the coding sequence GTGAACGACGTCTCCTTCCCCCACCTCGGGCCGCTGCTGAGCACCGAAGGGCAGGCACTGCTGGCCGTCCTGCGCGACCACGACCCCGCCCAGGAGCTCGCCGTGGCCACCAGGCTCCGCCGCGAGCACCCGGCCGAGCTGGTCTCGGCGGCGCTCGCCCAGGCACGGCTGCGGCAGCGGGCGGTGGCCAAGTTCGGCGCCGACGACGCGTACCGGATGTACTTCACTCCGAACGGGGTCGAGCAGTCCACCCGTCGCACCGTGGCCGCCTACCGCGCCTCGCGGTTCCGGGACATCGGCCCCGTCCAGGTGACCGATCTCTGCTGCGGAATCGGCGGCGACGCGATCGCACTGGCCCGCGAAGGCTTCGTCGTCGAAGCGGTCGACATGGACCCGCTGACCGCCGAGGCCGCCCTGATCAACGTAGGCATGGTGGTGGAAGGGACCCCGCTGATCACAGTCAGCTGCACGGACGTCCTGGAGTACGACCTGACCGGCACGGAAGCGGTCTTCATCGACCCGGCCAGGCGCGGCGGCAAAGGCGGCAGTCGGGGCGGGCGCGGCGGTGGCGGGCGGATCTTCGACCCGGAGGGCTACTCCCCGCCGCTGTCCTGGGCGATCGACGCGGTGCGCCGGGTCGGCACCGGAGCCGTCAAGATCGCCCCCGGTGTCCCGCACGAGCTGATCCCCGCCGACTTCGAGGCGGAGTGGATCTCGGACGGCGGCGACGTGAAGGAAGCCGTGCTCTGGCACGACGAGGGCCGCCCCGAGGCCATCACTCCGGGGGCTCGCCGCGCCACCCTCCTCCCATCGGGTGCGACGCTGGTCGGCCGTGGACTGCCGGATCCCGAGGTCCGCCCGATGGGCCGCTATCTGTACGAGCCCGACGGCGCCGTGATCCGCGCGCACCTGGTCGCCGAGGTCGCCGACGAGCTGGGGGGCGGGCTGATCGACCCGACCATCGCCTACGTCACCGCCGACGAGCTGCGCCCGACCCCGTATGCGACGGCCTACGAGATCACCGACGAACTGCCGTTCAATCTCAAGAAGCTGAAGGCGCTGCTGCGCGAACGCGGCGTCGGCAACCTGACCGTGAAGAAGCGCGGCTCGGCGGTCGAGCCGGAGGAGGTGCGCCGCAAGGTCAAGCCGAGCGGGCCGAACGCGGCGACCGTGTTCCTGACGAGGGTGGCCGGGGCGCCGACGATGCTGATCGGCGGGCCGGTGGCGTAG
- a CDS encoding WhiB family transcriptional regulator has product MADFSRLPGPNADLWDWQLLAACRGVDSSLFFHPEGERGAARSARENSAKEVCMRCPVRAECAAHALAVREPYGVWGGLTEDEREELMGRARNRLIPASSAGGATGGGPT; this is encoded by the coding sequence ATGGCAGATTTCTCCCGCCTTCCCGGACCGAACGCCGATCTGTGGGACTGGCAGCTGCTCGCAGCGTGCCGTGGGGTAGACAGCTCACTCTTCTTCCATCCAGAGGGGGAACGCGGCGCGGCGAGGAGCGCGCGCGAGAACTCGGCGAAAGAGGTCTGCATGAGATGTCCGGTGCGCGCCGAGTGTGCGGCGCACGCGCTGGCGGTGCGGGAGCCCTACGGGGTGTGGGGCGGACTGACCGAGGACGAGCGTGAGGAGCTCATGGGGCGGGCACGGAATCGGCTGATTCCGGCATCGAGCGCAGGCGGCGCGACGGGCGGTGGGCCCACCTGA
- a CDS encoding ester cyclase, whose amino-acid sequence MTFVQMIECKTERLDELNRLLDTWVEQTGGKRTATHSLVAKDRSDSAHVIELVEFPSYEDAMRNSNLPETERNFQKMVELCDGMPTFTDLDVVRDEQLNKGASRRFFLDCIAGNPELLRELLTHDYRNHDPSNPADLVGIDAFLREVARWSAGFDFTIELEDQIAEGDRVTTRWTWNGRHNGEFMGVEPTGRQCTMTGTTTHRFREGMICESWWQYDRLGLMGQLGVLEM is encoded by the coding sequence ATGACGTTCGTGCAAATGATCGAATGCAAAACGGAGCGCCTGGACGAGCTCAACCGGCTCCTGGACACCTGGGTCGAGCAGACCGGCGGCAAGCGCACCGCGACCCACAGCCTGGTCGCCAAGGACCGCTCTGATTCGGCCCATGTGATCGAGCTGGTCGAGTTCCCCTCGTACGAAGACGCGATGAGGAACTCGAACCTGCCCGAGACCGAACGGAACTTCCAGAAGATGGTGGAGCTGTGCGACGGCATGCCGACGTTCACCGATCTGGACGTGGTCAGGGACGAGCAGCTGAACAAGGGCGCGAGCCGCAGGTTCTTCCTGGACTGCATCGCGGGGAATCCGGAGCTGCTGCGTGAGTTGCTGACCCACGACTACCGGAACCACGATCCGTCCAACCCCGCCGACCTCGTCGGCATCGACGCCTTCCTGCGCGAAGTCGCCCGGTGGAGCGCGGGGTTCGACTTCACCATCGAGCTGGAGGACCAGATCGCGGAAGGCGATCGCGTCACCACCCGCTGGACCTGGAACGGGCGCCACAACGGGGAGTTCATGGGCGTCGAGCCGACCGGCAGGCAGTGCACCATGACCGGGACGACCACCCATCGGTTCCGCGAAGGCATGATCTGCGAGAGCTGGTGGCAGTACGACCGGCTGGGCCTGATGGGCCAGCTCGGGGTGCTGGAGATGTAG
- a CDS encoding polysaccharide deacetylase family protein, with the protein MTKGWRRGALVLTALVVAAIGGNCAVSGSCTSGNTSGPGSHTLYGAPGAAGAPGAPGGRMGKPASGAQAAAARYWGLDEPPLVPPPPPDEKPELTTREGFEVRDHDGLPPVFTTVPTDDRVVFLTIDDGAEKDPALLRMMSDLGIPYSAFLTDYLARGDYSYFGRMQERGVVLNNHTLTHAYLRGRPYQAQRREICGQQDRMEEEFGERPRLFRPPYGAYDRNTLRAAESCGIEAVPLWAAEAFADRMEWREADRELRPGDIILTHFRGEAEWRTRMPELIRRVMNLITERGYAVARLEDYV; encoded by the coding sequence ATGACGAAAGGTTGGCGGCGTGGGGCGCTGGTGCTGACCGCGCTGGTCGTCGCCGCGATCGGTGGGAACTGCGCCGTCAGCGGGAGCTGTACGAGTGGGAACACGTCGGGTCCCGGGTCCCACACCTTGTACGGGGCACCGGGTGCCGCGGGGGCGCCCGGGGCGCCCGGCGGGCGCATGGGGAAGCCGGCGTCCGGCGCCCAGGCGGCGGCGGCCAGGTACTGGGGACTCGACGAGCCGCCGCTCGTCCCGCCCCCGCCGCCGGACGAGAAGCCGGAGCTCACCACCCGCGAGGGCTTCGAGGTCCGCGACCACGACGGCCTCCCACCGGTCTTCACCACCGTCCCGACCGACGACCGGGTCGTCTTCCTCACGATCGACGACGGAGCCGAGAAGGACCCCGCGCTGTTGCGGATGATGAGTGATCTGGGGATCCCGTACAGCGCCTTCCTCACCGACTACCTGGCCCGGGGCGACTACTCTTACTTCGGCCGGATGCAGGAACGCGGGGTGGTGCTGAACAACCACACCCTCACTCACGCCTATCTGCGCGGGCGGCCCTACCAGGCCCAGCGCCGGGAGATCTGCGGCCAGCAGGACCGGATGGAGGAGGAGTTCGGTGAGCGGCCCCGGCTCTTCCGTCCGCCCTACGGCGCCTACGACCGGAACACGCTGCGGGCCGCCGAATCATGCGGGATCGAAGCCGTGCCGCTCTGGGCGGCGGAGGCGTTCGCGGACCGTATGGAGTGGCGGGAGGCGGACCGGGAACTCCGCCCCGGCGACATCATCCTCACCCACTTCAGGGGCGAGGCGGAGTGGCGGACCCGGATGCCGGAACTGATCCGGCGGGTCATGAACCTGATCACCGAGCGGGGATACGCGGTGGCGCGGCTGGAGGACTACGTCTGA
- a CDS encoding sigma-70 family RNA polymerase sigma factor → MRSDEAVDARGVIGALVLRAVEGDEQATHDLLAHVHPLALRYCRTRLSRLPGDARHFVEDLAQEVCVAVLMALPRYRDTGKPFEAFVFAIAAHKVADLQRAAMRHPGSTAVPSDEMPERPDDSLGPEERALLSDDAEWAKRLLANLPENQRELLVLRVAVGLTAEETGQMLGMSPGAVRVAQHRALSRLRALAGQ, encoded by the coding sequence ATGCGCAGCGACGAGGCGGTGGATGCCCGCGGGGTGATCGGTGCACTCGTTCTGCGCGCCGTCGAAGGCGATGAGCAGGCGACACACGATCTGCTCGCGCATGTGCATCCCCTCGCGCTGCGCTACTGCCGTACGCGGCTCAGCCGGCTGCCTGGTGATGCTCGTCACTTCGTGGAGGACCTGGCACAGGAGGTCTGTGTCGCCGTCCTCATGGCGCTGCCTCGCTACCGCGATACGGGAAAGCCGTTCGAGGCGTTCGTCTTCGCGATCGCCGCCCACAAGGTCGCCGATCTCCAGCGTGCCGCCATGCGGCACCCGGGCTCCACGGCCGTACCGTCCGATGAGATGCCCGAGCGTCCCGACGATTCGCTCGGCCCCGAGGAGCGGGCGCTGCTCAGCGACGACGCGGAGTGGGCCAAGCGGCTGCTCGCCAATCTGCCGGAGAACCAGCGGGAGCTGCTGGTGTTGAGGGTGGCTGTGGGGCTGACCGCCGAGGAGACCGGGCAGATGCTGGGGATGTCGCCGGGTGCGGTACGGGTGGCCCAGCACCGGGCGCTCAGCAGGCTGAGGGCGCTCGCTGGACAGTAA
- a CDS encoding response regulator transcription factor, with protein MTSVLVCDDSPLAREALRRAVATVPGVERVTTAANGEEVLRRWGADRSDLILMDVRMPGLGGVETVRRLLSADPGARIIMLTVAEDLDGVALAVAAGARGYLHKDASRAELRATVTQALADPTWRLAPRRLRSAEMGAAPTLTAREIQVLEGMSHGRSNAEIGRELFLSEDTVKTHARRLFKKLGASDRAHAVALGFRWGLVR; from the coding sequence ATGACATCCGTCCTCGTCTGCGACGACTCCCCGCTCGCCCGAGAGGCGCTCCGCCGCGCGGTCGCAACCGTGCCCGGCGTAGAGCGCGTGACGACCGCGGCCAACGGCGAGGAAGTCCTCCGCCGATGGGGCGCCGACCGCTCGGACCTGATTCTGATGGACGTACGCATGCCCGGCCTGGGCGGCGTCGAGACGGTCCGTCGGCTGCTCTCCGCCGACCCCGGTGCCCGGATCATCATGCTCACGGTCGCCGAGGACCTCGACGGGGTGGCGCTCGCCGTGGCCGCCGGCGCCCGGGGTTATCTGCACAAGGACGCATCGCGCGCCGAGTTGCGGGCCACGGTGACCCAGGCGCTGGCCGACCCGACCTGGCGGCTTGCCCCGCGCAGGCTGCGGTCGGCCGAGATGGGTGCGGCTCCCACGCTGACGGCGCGGGAGATCCAGGTGCTCGAAGGCATGAGCCACGGCCGGTCGAATGCCGAGATCGGGCGCGAGCTGTTCCTCTCCGAGGACACGGTGAAGACCCACGCCAGGCGACTGTTCAAGAAGCTGGGCGCCTCGGACCGGGCGCACGCGGTGGCGCTCGGATTCCGCTGGGGCCTGGTTCGCTGA
- the groES gene encoding co-chaperone GroES, which translates to MTTTSSKVAIKPLEDRIVVQPLDAEQTTASGLVIPDTAKEKPQEGVVLAVGPGRFENGERLPLDVKTGDVVLYSKYGGTEVKYNGEEYLVLSARDVLAIIEK; encoded by the coding sequence GTGACGACCACCAGCTCCAAGGTTGCCATCAAGCCGCTTGAGGACCGCATCGTGGTCCAGCCGCTGGACGCCGAGCAGACCACGGCCTCTGGCCTGGTCATCCCGGACACCGCCAAGGAGAAGCCCCAGGAGGGCGTCGTCCTGGCCGTCGGCCCGGGCCGCTTCGAGAACGGCGAGCGCCTGCCGCTCGACGTCAAGACCGGCGATGTCGTGCTCTACAGCAAGTACGGCGGCACCGAGGTGAAGTACAACGGCGAGGAGTACCTCGTCCTCTCGGCTCGCGACGTGCTCGCGATCATCGAGAAGTAA